One window from the genome of Bacillus rossius redtenbacheri isolate Brsri chromosome 17, Brsri_v3, whole genome shotgun sequence encodes:
- the LOC134540671 gene encoding tubulin beta chain-like produces the protein MREIVHLQAGQCGNQVGAKFWEVISDEHGIDPTGTYHGDSDLQLERINVYYNEATGGKYVPRALLIDLEPGTMDSVRAGPFGQIFRPDNFVFGQSGAGNNWAKGHYTEGAELVDSVLDVLRKEAESCDCLQGFQLTHSLGGGTGSGMGTLLISKIREEYPDRMMLTFSIVPSPKVSDTVVEPYNATLSVHQLVENTDETFCIDNEALYDICFRTLKLTTPTYGDLNHLVSATMSGVTTCLRFPGQLNADLRKLAVNMVPFPRLHFFMPGFAPLTSRGSQQYRALTVPELTQQMFDAKNMMAACDPRHGRYLTVAAIFRGRMSMKEVDEQMLNVQQKNSSYFVEWIPNNVKTAVCDIPPRGLKMSATFIGNTTAIMELFKRVGEQFSAMFRRKAFIHWYTGEGMDEMEFTEAESNMNDLVSEYQQYQEATAEDEFAEEEEEVEAI, from the exons ATGCGTGAGATAGTGCATCTGCAGGCGGGCCAGTGTGGGAACCAAGTCGGGGCGAAG TTCTGGGAGGTGATATCGGACGAGCATGGCATCGACCCGACTGGGACGTACCACGGCGACTCCGACCTGCAGCTGGAGCGCATCAATGTCTACTACAACGAGGCCACAG GAGGCAAGTACGTGCCACGAGCGTTGCTGATAGACCTCGAGCCGGGGACCATGGACTCGGTCCGCGCCGGGCCGTTCGGCCAGATCTTCCGGCCGGACAACTTCGTGTTCGGCCAGAGCGGCGCGGGGAACAACTGGGCCAAGGGCCACTACACGGAGGGCGCGGAGCTGGTGGACTCGGTGCTGGATGTTCTTCGTAAAGAGGCGGAGAGCTGCGACTGCCTTCAGGGCTTCCAGCTGACGCACTCCCTGGGCGGGGGCACAGGTTCCGGCATGGGCACTCTCCTCATTTCAAAAATACGAGAGGAGTACCCAGATCGAATGATGTTGACTTTCAGCATTGTGCCTTCTCCAAAG GTGTCTGACACGGTGGTAGAGCCATACAATGCCACTCTGTCGGTGCACCAGCTTGTGGAGAACACGGATGAGACATTCTGCATCGACAACGAGGCCCTGTACGACATCTGCTTCCGCACGCTGAAGCTGACGACGCCCACGTACGGCGACCTGAACCACCTGGTGTCGGCCACCATGTCGGGTGTGACGACGTGCCTGCGCTTCCCCGGCCAGCTGAACGCCGACCTGCGCAAGTTGGCCGTCAACATGGTGCCGTTCCCCCGTCTGCACTTCTTCATGCCCGGCTTCGCCCCGCTCACGTCGCGCGGCAGCCAGCAGTACCGCGCCCTCACGGTGCCCGAGCTGACGCAGCAGATGTTCGATGCCAAGAACATGATGGCCGCCTGCGACCCGCGCCACGGCCGCTACCTCACTGTCGCCGCCATCTTCCGTGGCCGCATGTCCATGAAGGAG GTGGACGAACAGATGCTGAATGTGCAGCAGAAAAACAGCAGTTACTTCGTGGAGTGGATCCCAAACAATGTGAAGACTGCTGTGTGCGACATCCCACCCCGTGGCCTCAAGATGTCTGCCACCTTCATCGGCAACACCACTGCCATCATGGAGTTGTTCAAGCGTGTTGGAGAGCAATTCAGTGCTATGTTCAGACGCAAGGCTTTCATCCACTGGTACACGGGTGAag GTATGGACGAGATGGAATTCACTGAGGCGGAGTCTAATATGAATGATCTTGTAAGTGAATACCAACAGTACCAAGAAGCTACTGCAGAAGATGAATTTGctgaagaggaggaggaagttgAAGCAATATAA